From Candidatus Binataceae bacterium, one genomic window encodes:
- a CDS encoding VWA domain-containing protein encodes MAQPLSFEALSSSQYVLSSAENFVLYVLLEAVARGKGGGRLPLNLGVVIDRSGSMYDEQRLEFVVEAVKFLADSLAPEDKVAIVAFADSAKVIATPEQAHNRDSVRRAVDEIDLLDIGGGTQMALGMRAAIEEVKKNLDTSRLNRVLVLTDGQTYEETACIDLVQQNREQISFSTIGVGVEFNEKLLMRLAQDSNGKYHFIGNPAEIPNIFEDEVLGLRSVTVRNGRIDVTLSQGVQIRESFRASPEIYAMGSPLVGEDRKISYDIGDLETGLPGSVLLTLVLPPRNPGSVRILQSTFHYEVPGTGEAQATCDLAIEYTLDRTLTSKRNGRVMSLVDQVSIAKLQAKAEEELKAGNVDRATRLLGNAIQGTQRLGLSKATQALAGLLDQVKKTQTLQTKAAKTTLLEAQAVVRKTQMLDPDALKDFGKPE; translated from the coding sequence ATGGCGCAGCCGTTGAGCTTCGAAGCGCTTTCCAGCAGTCAGTACGTGCTCTCGAGCGCGGAAAACTTCGTTCTTTATGTGCTCCTCGAGGCGGTGGCACGCGGCAAGGGTGGCGGTCGGCTGCCCCTGAATCTAGGCGTGGTCATTGACCGCTCGGGCTCGATGTATGACGAGCAGCGGCTTGAGTTTGTGGTCGAAGCGGTCAAGTTTCTGGCCGACAGTCTAGCGCCCGAAGACAAGGTTGCGATTGTCGCATTCGCCGATTCGGCCAAGGTCATCGCGACGCCGGAGCAGGCCCACAATCGCGATTCGGTGCGGCGCGCGGTTGACGAAATCGACCTGCTGGATATCGGCGGCGGCACCCAGATGGCACTCGGGATGCGGGCCGCCATCGAGGAAGTCAAGAAGAACCTCGACACGTCGCGGCTTAACCGCGTGCTGGTGCTGACCGACGGCCAGACCTACGAAGAGACTGCCTGCATCGATCTGGTGCAGCAGAATCGCGAACAGATTTCCTTTTCAACCATCGGGGTGGGCGTCGAGTTCAACGAAAAGCTACTGATGCGCCTGGCGCAGGACTCCAACGGCAAGTATCACTTCATCGGAAACCCAGCCGAGATTCCAAATATTTTCGAAGATGAGGTGCTCGGACTGCGTTCGGTCACGGTGCGCAATGGCCGGATCGATGTGACGCTGTCGCAGGGCGTGCAAATCCGAGAGTCGTTCCGCGCGTCACCGGAGATCTATGCGATGGGCTCGCCCCTGGTCGGCGAGGATCGCAAAATCAGCTACGACATTGGCGACCTCGAGACCGGGTTACCGGGTTCGGTTCTTTTGACCCTGGTGCTGCCGCCACGCAACCCGGGGAGTGTGCGCATTCTGCAAAGCACCTTCCACTATGAAGTTCCGGGAACCGGCGAGGCTCAAGCCACCTGCGATTTAGCGATCGAATACACGCTGGACCGCACTCTGACCAGCAAACGCAACGGACGGGTGATGAGTCTGGTTGACCAGGTCTCTATTGCCAAGCTTCAGGCGAAGGCCGAGGAGGAACTCAAGGCCGGCAACGTCGATCGCGCAACCCGCCTGCTCGGCAATGCTATCCAAGGGACCCAGCGGCTGGGCCTTTCCAAAGCAACCCAGGCGCTGGCTGGTCTGCTCGACCAGGTCAAGAAAACCCAAACCCTCCAGACCAAGGCGGCCAAGACCACCCTGCTCGAGGCACAGGCAGTGGTGCGCAAGACCCAAATGCTCGATCCCGATGCACTGAAGGATTTCGGTAAGCCCGAATAG
- a CDS encoding thiolase family protein, with protein MSTDLRAKCAIAGLGQTRMGRNFDHQSATGFAAQAIDLALEDAGLKRTDLDGLLVNPGLTWPDATMASFSLQQAMGLRDLTLSATMNIGGATAAAMIMHAAHSIAAGMAKVVACVFADAPLKPPAPDQAKTGSAAAYGFARGLNAAYGQFGVNAMYAFVAQRHMHLYGTKQDHLGAIAVAQRQWANLNPAAQFHDTPMSMADYHASRWVVEPFHLFDCCLVSNGGLAVIVTSAEQAKTLKHPPVYLLGMGQGHPGGDPVDTLVSGAPLAKQIAFKMADIELKDVNFAELYDCYTFTVLVTLEDYGFCKKGEGGPFVENGTIGPNGSLPVNTGGGELSSFYMWGMSPVAEAIVQMRGEAGRRQVPRHDIGLVSGNGGILSTHSTLVLGASA; from the coding sequence ATGAGCACCGACTTGCGAGCCAAATGCGCGATCGCCGGCCTCGGACAGACCCGGATGGGGCGCAATTTTGACCATCAAAGCGCGACCGGATTCGCCGCGCAGGCGATTGACCTCGCACTGGAAGACGCGGGACTGAAGCGCACCGACCTCGATGGTCTCCTGGTCAATCCCGGACTTACCTGGCCCGATGCAACCATGGCGTCATTCTCCCTCCAGCAGGCGATGGGCCTACGTGATCTGACGCTCAGCGCCACCATGAATATCGGCGGGGCCACGGCGGCCGCGATGATCATGCACGCCGCGCATTCGATTGCGGCCGGCATGGCCAAGGTGGTGGCGTGCGTCTTTGCCGACGCCCCCCTCAAGCCGCCCGCGCCCGACCAGGCCAAGACCGGTTCCGCCGCCGCGTATGGTTTCGCGCGCGGGCTCAATGCCGCGTATGGTCAGTTCGGGGTCAACGCGATGTATGCGTTTGTCGCGCAGCGTCACATGCACCTCTACGGCACCAAGCAGGATCATCTCGGCGCAATCGCGGTGGCGCAGCGTCAGTGGGCGAACCTGAATCCGGCGGCACAGTTTCACGACACGCCCATGTCGATGGCGGACTACCACGCATCGCGCTGGGTGGTTGAACCGTTTCATCTGTTCGACTGCTGCCTCGTTTCCAACGGCGGCCTCGCGGTTATCGTCACTTCCGCCGAGCAGGCAAAGACCCTCAAGCATCCGCCGGTCTATCTGCTGGGGATGGGACAGGGTCATCCGGGTGGCGATCCGGTGGACACGCTGGTGTCGGGCGCGCCGCTCGCCAAGCAGATCGCGTTCAAGATGGCAGACATTGAACTCAAGGACGTCAACTTCGCCGAGTTGTACGATTGCTACACCTTCACCGTGCTGGTGACACTGGAAGACTACGGGTTCTGCAAGAAGGGCGAGGGGGGACCGTTTGTGGAAAATGGTACGATCGGGCCCAACGGTTCACTTCCGGTCAACACCGGCGGAGGCGAGCTGAGTTCCTTCTATATGTGGGGCATGTCACCGGTCGCGGAAGCGATCGTGCAGATGCGTGGTGAAGCCGGACGCCGGCAGGTCCCGCGACACGACATCGGTCTGGTTTCTGGCAATGGCGGAATTCTTTCTACCCATTCGACCCTGGTGCTGGGAGCCAGCGCTTGA
- a CDS encoding Zn-ribbon domain-containing OB-fold protein: MASVSKPIPSVTPEMAGFYEGTRRGQLMVRQCEGCGELHFPAHSFCSSCMSARAKWVPVSGRGEIYSYNIMHQVYHPGFATEVPYAVVVVKLEEGPKFVSNVVGIKPHEIRIGMPVEVTFEKMSDDVMLPKFRPRAT, translated from the coding sequence ATGGCATCAGTTAGCAAGCCGATTCCCTCTGTCACACCCGAGATGGCCGGATTCTACGAAGGCACACGGCGCGGACAATTGATGGTCCGTCAGTGCGAAGGCTGCGGTGAATTACACTTTCCCGCGCACAGCTTCTGTTCCTCGTGCATGTCCGCCCGCGCGAAATGGGTTCCGGTTAGCGGGCGCGGGGAAATTTACAGCTACAATATAATGCACCAGGTGTACCATCCCGGTTTTGCCACCGAAGTGCCCTACGCGGTAGTGGTAGTGAAGCTCGAAGAGGGGCCGAAGTTCGTTTCCAATGTGGTCGGCATCAAGCCCCACGAAATTCGCATCGGGATGCCGGTGGAAGTGACCTTTGAGAAGATGAGCGACGACGTGATGCTTCCCAAGTTTCGTCCTCGCGCGACCTGA
- a CDS encoding response regulator produces the protein MLPLDPKYLQRLVESSPDIIIAVDREGTITYYNDGARQNLGFDANEVIGQPCTRIYPTIEEARAVMKAMRESATPGRISNYETRFLNKPGEIIPIWISGSLIHDDSGNEIGSIGYARDIRRIRQREQLATAGEIAVSLAHEINNPLESMINNLELVARCAEPHLSESEKVVENERLDSIRASIARVQSIVRRLDEMTRKGVYETRDYLAGKRMADLSPRDQPRAIVRDHEPIAQQSQLAGMSVLVLDDDLTVVTSLGDLLQSEGCLVHRATRPSSALGILRNVKVDAVISDVVMPEMDGYEFYQRVKEEMPNLPVVLMTAFYYDKDHILKRARLRGLEGALFKKPINPGKLRQLLTQLRQKNLTPGKPPTAAPSPAA, from the coding sequence ATGCTCCCGCTCGACCCCAAATATCTGCAGCGCCTGGTCGAAAGCTCGCCCGATATCATCATCGCAGTCGACCGGGAAGGAACGATTACCTACTACAACGATGGCGCCCGCCAGAACCTCGGTTTCGATGCCAACGAGGTCATCGGACAGCCGTGCACGCGCATCTACCCGACCATCGAGGAAGCACGCGCGGTGATGAAGGCGATGCGCGAGTCGGCGACCCCGGGGCGGATCTCGAACTACGAGACCCGGTTTCTGAACAAGCCCGGCGAGATAATTCCGATTTGGATTTCCGGGTCGCTGATTCACGACGATTCCGGAAACGAGATCGGGTCCATCGGCTACGCGCGCGATATCCGCCGGATACGGCAGCGAGAGCAACTCGCCACCGCCGGCGAAATCGCGGTGAGCCTCGCCCACGAGATCAACAATCCCCTCGAGTCCATGATCAACAACCTGGAACTGGTGGCGCGGTGTGCCGAACCACATCTGAGCGAGTCGGAAAAGGTGGTGGAAAACGAGCGCCTCGATTCGATTCGTGCCAGCATCGCGCGCGTGCAAAGCATCGTGCGCCGGCTCGACGAGATGACCCGTAAAGGCGTCTACGAAACCCGCGACTACCTGGCGGGCAAGCGGATGGCGGACCTCTCTCCGCGCGACCAACCGCGGGCTATCGTTCGCGACCATGAACCCATCGCTCAACAATCGCAGCTCGCCGGCATGTCGGTGCTGGTGCTCGATGACGACCTGACCGTCGTCACCTCGCTCGGCGATCTGTTGCAAAGCGAGGGCTGCCTGGTGCATCGCGCGACGCGCCCCTCGAGTGCGCTGGGGATTCTGCGCAATGTCAAAGTCGATGCGGTCATTTCCGACGTGGTGATGCCGGAGATGGACGGGTACGAGTTTTACCAGCGCGTTAAAGAGGAGATGCCGAATCTGCCGGTGGTCCTGATGACCGCCTTCTATTACGACAAGGACCACATCCTAAAGCGCGCGCGGCTGCGAGGACTGGAAGGCGCGCTTTTCAAAAAGCCCATCAACCCGGGCAAGCTTCGCCAGCTGCTCACTCAACTGCGGCAGAAGAACCTCACCCCCGGAAAGCCACCCACCGCAGCCCCCAGCCCCGCGGCGTGA